A window of the Egibacter rhizosphaerae genome harbors these coding sequences:
- a CDS encoding PIG-L deacetylase family protein: MTSPELEEFDGDIGRVLAIAAHPDDLEYGPAAAVARWTRSGHEVVYLLATRGEAGIDSVSPDEAGPLRSAEQQRSAAVVSVDRVEFLDHPDGTLVHGPELRRDLVAAIRRERPDTVITVNHRETWGPPGALNSADHRALGAAVLDAVQDAGNRWIFPGVGGHPHAVRRAMVAGSPHARHAIDVSGTVDAAVASLAEHRAYLEGLGDHPMADPEFLRWVLADAGARAGRDAAVAIELFEF, from the coding sequence ATGACCAGTCCGGAACTGGAGGAGTTCGACGGCGACATCGGCCGTGTCCTCGCGATCGCCGCCCACCCCGACGACCTGGAGTACGGGCCCGCGGCCGCCGTCGCGCGGTGGACCCGCTCCGGCCACGAGGTCGTGTATCTGCTCGCCACCCGCGGCGAGGCGGGCATCGACAGCGTGAGTCCCGACGAGGCCGGGCCGCTCCGCAGCGCCGAGCAGCAGCGCAGCGCCGCGGTGGTCAGCGTCGACCGCGTCGAGTTCCTCGACCATCCCGACGGGACCCTCGTCCACGGCCCGGAACTGCGGCGAGACCTCGTCGCAGCGATCCGACGGGAGCGTCCCGACACCGTCATCACGGTCAACCACCGCGAAACGTGGGGCCCTCCGGGCGCACTGAACTCGGCCGACCACCGCGCGCTCGGCGCCGCGGTTCTCGACGCGGTCCAGGACGCGGGCAACCGCTGGATCTTCCCTGGCGTCGGGGGCCACCCTCACGCGGTTCGCCGGGCGATGGTCGCCGGTAGCCCCCACGCGCGCCACGCGATCGACGTGAGCGGCACGGTCGACGCTGCGGTGGCGTCCCTCGCCGAGCACCGCGCCTACCTCGAAGGGCTCGGGGACCATCCCATGGCCGACCCGGAGTTCCTGCGCTGGGTGCTCGCCGATGCGGGCGCCCGCGCCGGCCGCGACGCGGCCGTGGCCATCGAGCTCTTCGAGTTCTGA
- a CDS encoding glycoside hydrolase family 3 protein, whose protein sequence is MTGHRRGVAAGWVFAVAGLVLLGCEAEPPGDAPGRSSPDEREEATGDPAPDRPTLDDEPQHDPTNGTATGDADEEAEGTPDEPAGDAVAQAERVLERLSWEQKVGQLLVADVRGDHPTEVSAPAAAENAARFGAPTPAEVVARHDLGGVIYFTYAGVDDEPDPELGNIQGPEQVATLSDGLQEAATEATGVPLLVATDQEHGFITRTPEPFTRMPGPMALGAADDVALAEESARAAAVELRAVGINVTLAPTADVNTEPTNPVIGVRSVGAEPELVGRMVAAQVRGLDDGGVGATAKHFPGHGSVDVDSHEALPTVDDAEEALRAVALPPFREAIEAGVGAVMPGHLAVPAFDDEGRPATVSPAMIDGLLREDLGFDGVVVTDALDMEGITGRGEPAEVALEALEAGVDVLLMPPDLPDVRAGLIDAVETGALDEDRLDASVRRVLIWKAELGLLGDDRAARAPIPDGAVGVDEHTGLSEEVARAAVTAIEAACDVLPFAEGEAVAVVGPRDGGVEELAPLLDTDGASIAAVPTDQQPSADQIADAVSAAVDADLVVQVTTSAWRSTGQQQLGARLAESDTSVVAVASAEPYDATVTDADVHLATYDRGRAAMTAAAEVLRGGEAPGRLPVPVGAHAVGDGAALADCD, encoded by the coding sequence GTGACCGGGCACCGCCGCGGGGTGGCCGCGGGTTGGGTGTTCGCTGTGGCTGGCCTCGTGCTGCTCGGCTGCGAGGCCGAGCCTCCCGGTGACGCTCCCGGTCGATCCAGCCCCGACGAGCGGGAGGAGGCGACGGGCGACCCGGCACCGGACCGTCCCACCCTCGACGACGAGCCGCAGCATGACCCCACGAACGGGACGGCGACGGGCGACGCTGACGAGGAGGCCGAGGGCACGCCCGATGAGCCGGCCGGGGACGCGGTCGCGCAGGCCGAGCGGGTCCTCGAGCGTCTGTCGTGGGAGCAGAAGGTCGGCCAGCTGCTGGTCGCCGACGTGCGGGGCGATCACCCCACCGAGGTGAGCGCACCGGCGGCGGCCGAGAACGCGGCCCGCTTCGGCGCGCCCACACCCGCGGAGGTCGTGGCGCGCCACGACCTGGGTGGCGTCATCTATTTCACGTACGCCGGGGTCGACGACGAGCCCGATCCCGAGCTCGGCAACATCCAGGGGCCCGAACAGGTCGCGACGCTGTCCGACGGGTTGCAGGAGGCCGCGACCGAAGCCACCGGGGTGCCGTTGCTCGTGGCCACCGATCAGGAGCACGGGTTCATCACCCGGACCCCTGAGCCGTTCACGCGCATGCCCGGTCCGATGGCGCTCGGTGCCGCCGACGACGTGGCGCTGGCCGAGGAGAGTGCCCGGGCGGCCGCGGTCGAGCTGCGCGCGGTCGGGATCAATGTCACGCTCGCCCCCACGGCCGACGTCAACACCGAGCCCACGAACCCGGTGATCGGGGTGCGCTCGGTCGGCGCGGAGCCCGAGCTGGTCGGTCGGATGGTGGCCGCGCAGGTACGTGGCCTCGACGACGGCGGGGTGGGAGCGACCGCCAAGCACTTCCCGGGGCACGGCAGCGTGGACGTGGACAGCCACGAGGCGCTCCCGACCGTCGACGACGCGGAGGAGGCGCTCCGAGCGGTGGCGCTGCCGCCGTTCCGCGAGGCGATCGAGGCGGGGGTCGGGGCGGTGATGCCCGGACACTTGGCCGTTCCGGCCTTCGACGACGAGGGCCGGCCGGCGACGGTGTCCCCCGCGATGATCGACGGGTTGCTGCGCGAGGATCTGGGCTTCGACGGTGTGGTCGTGACCGATGCGCTCGACATGGAGGGCATCACCGGCCGCGGTGAGCCGGCCGAGGTCGCCCTCGAGGCCCTGGAGGCCGGGGTCGACGTCCTGCTCATGCCACCGGACCTCCCCGACGTGCGGGCGGGGTTGATCGACGCCGTCGAGACCGGCGCCCTGGACGAGGACCGGCTCGATGCATCAGTGCGCCGGGTGCTGATCTGGAAGGCCGAGCTGGGGCTTCTCGGTGACGACCGGGCCGCGCGGGCCCCGATCCCCGACGGCGCGGTCGGCGTCGACGAACACACCGGCCTGTCCGAGGAGGTCGCGCGTGCCGCCGTCACCGCGATCGAGGCGGCCTGCGACGTCCTGCCGTTCGCCGAGGGCGAGGCCGTCGCGGTCGTGGGGCCGCGCGACGGCGGGGTGGAGGAACTCGCGCCGCTGCTCGACACGGACGGGGCGTCGATCGCGGCGGTGCCCACCGACCAGCAACCGAGCGCCGATCAGATCGCCGACGCCGTGTCGGCCGCGGTCGACGCGGACCTGGTGGTACAGGTCACGACCTCGGCGTGGCGGTCGACCGGTCAGCAGCAACTCGGCGCCCGCCTCGCCGAATCGGACACGAGCGTCGTCGCCGTCGCCTCCGCGGAGCCCTACGACGCCACCGTGACCGACGCCGACGTGCACCTGGCGACCTACGACCGGGGCCGCGCGGCGATGACGGCGGCGGCCGAGGTCCTCCGCGGTGGCGAGGCCCCCGGCCGGCTGCCCGTCCCGGTGGGTGCGCACGCCGTCGGCGACGGAGCCGCCCTGGCCGACTGCGACTGA
- a CDS encoding Lrp/AsnC family transcriptional regulator, whose translation MAPTTIPAHVDDPVNAKILAVSEDRVQGFHREPLRTIAEQSEVELDTVITRIAAMLREGTIRRVRQTLMSTSLAPGALVAWRLPGERIKPAFEFMFREDPFSGHVVTRSTDRDTPGSDYKLWTTLKVPRPYDMEAHCRYLAERTGATAYKLLPAKKLFALGVGHVRRREIEPGDRTDEPGRVLDTEVVDLTEREWRVLTALKREFEPEELRPDPWAPRAQEAGETLEDFCAIAEDLTERNIVGRFSTFLEHYKQHRDGTRVTRYNALFHWRVPEGAEIRAGQEVGRHHCMTHAYWREGGPEFAGVNIMGVSHGTEKDRVLAHKAAIDEHLEAVGIPVEYTNVFWGGRSEIKPSEVSPFAYRDWCLQRGLDPEAMRA comes from the coding sequence ATGGCTCCGACAACCATCCCCGCGCACGTCGACGACCCCGTCAACGCGAAGATCCTCGCGGTCTCCGAGGATCGCGTGCAGGGATTCCACCGCGAGCCCCTGCGCACGATCGCCGAGCAGTCGGAGGTCGAGCTCGACACGGTGATCACCCGCATCGCCGCGATGCTGCGAGAGGGCACGATCCGCCGGGTGCGCCAGACGCTGATGTCGACGAGCCTCGCTCCGGGGGCGCTCGTGGCGTGGCGACTTCCCGGGGAGCGGATCAAACCCGCCTTCGAGTTCATGTTCCGCGAGGACCCCTTCAGCGGGCACGTCGTGACGCGGAGCACCGACCGTGACACCCCCGGCAGCGACTACAAGCTCTGGACCACGCTGAAGGTGCCGCGACCGTACGACATGGAGGCGCACTGTCGGTATCTCGCCGAGCGGACCGGCGCCACGGCGTACAAGCTCCTGCCGGCGAAGAAGCTGTTCGCGCTCGGCGTCGGCCACGTGCGTCGCCGCGAGATCGAGCCCGGCGACCGGACCGATGAACCGGGTCGGGTGCTCGACACCGAGGTGGTGGACCTGACCGAGCGCGAATGGCGGGTCCTGACCGCCCTCAAGCGCGAGTTCGAGCCCGAGGAGCTGCGACCCGACCCGTGGGCGCCGCGCGCCCAGGAGGCGGGCGAAACGCTCGAGGACTTCTGCGCGATCGCCGAGGACCTCACGGAGCGCAACATCGTCGGGAGGTTCTCGACTTTCCTCGAGCACTACAAGCAGCACCGCGACGGCACGCGCGTGACCCGCTACAACGCCCTGTTCCACTGGCGCGTGCCCGAAGGCGCCGAGATCCGCGCGGGCCAAGAGGTCGGGCGCCACCACTGCATGACCCATGCCTACTGGCGCGAGGGCGGCCCCGAGTTCGCCGGGGTGAACATCATGGGCGTGTCGCACGGCACCGAGAAGGACCGGGTGCTAGCGCACAAGGCGGCGATCGACGAGCATCTGGAAGCCGTCGGGATCCCGGTCGAGTACACCAACGTGTTCTGGGGCGGGCGCAGCGAGATCAAGCCGAGCGAGGTCAGCCCGTTCGCCTATCGTGACTGGTGCCTCCAGCGTGGCCTCGACCCCGAGGCGATGCGCGCTTGA
- a CDS encoding phosphate/phosphite/phosphonate ABC transporter substrate-binding protein → MHRPGAPLRMVSYLVPAGPVWLFERLASVVARTLDRPVELHFDASRSGPGPDGVPFTSYGADIGFVCAPSYRWLRHGAVPVSLVGVAPVPSDPRSAGVARHVSEVVVRPEHPAGSVEDLADATWAANDPCSQSGYHAITEFLPRARTVFSGSHERSMAMVEAGEADAAAIDAQVRRGAHDGLRPRDGLRCVGVLGPHPTQPMVAGPALTAAERDALAVAMLALRGGSALTDAGLAGFGRVADETYAGVRTVRPALEAP, encoded by the coding sequence ATGCATCGCCCCGGCGCTCCATTGCGGATGGTGAGCTACCTCGTGCCCGCGGGTCCGGTATGGCTGTTCGAACGTCTCGCGTCCGTGGTCGCGCGCACGCTCGACCGCCCGGTGGAACTGCACTTCGACGCCAGCCGGTCCGGGCCCGGCCCTGACGGCGTGCCGTTCACGTCGTACGGGGCCGACATCGGGTTCGTGTGCGCACCCTCCTACCGTTGGCTGCGGCACGGAGCGGTCCCCGTCTCCCTGGTCGGGGTCGCGCCCGTGCCGAGCGACCCGCGCAGCGCAGGCGTGGCCCGGCACGTCTCCGAGGTCGTGGTGCGCCCGGAGCATCCCGCCGGCTCGGTCGAGGACCTCGCGGACGCGACCTGGGCGGCGAACGATCCCTGCTCGCAGAGCGGTTACCACGCGATCACCGAGTTCCTGCCCCGCGCACGCACGGTGTTCTCCGGGAGTCACGAGCGGTCCATGGCCATGGTCGAGGCGGGGGAGGCCGATGCCGCTGCGATCGACGCACAGGTCCGGCGGGGCGCCCACGACGGTCTGCGGCCCCGCGACGGGCTGCGTTGCGTGGGCGTGCTGGGGCCGCATCCCACGCAGCCGATGGTGGCGGGTCCTGCCCTGACCGCGGCCGAGCGCGACGCCCTCGCCGTCGCGATGCTCGCCCTACGAGGGGGCTCCGCGCTGACCGACGCGGGCCTCGCCGGCTTCGGGCGGGTCGCCGACGAGACCTACGCCGGGGTGCGGACCGTTCGTCCGGCGCTCGAGGCTCCGTGA
- a CDS encoding PhoU domain-containing protein yields the protein MFRWLRGSSDGLAEVEEAFKEMLADGRRVFDLAFDARLGEAAPESIKSELEATEERTDEAERRIRRLLLTHASVQGGANISACLLYMSVAKDAERVADLSKNVFGIADTVGTQPHSELFDELARLRAEVSPMITDAARIFAEERTEEAERFLERARGLQGDCRRRIDDLLLERVAVPQPAATAMTYRQLSRVLANLLNIVSAVVMPLDQLDYPHRAPGEE from the coding sequence ATGTTCCGCTGGCTGCGTGGAAGCTCCGATGGCCTCGCCGAGGTCGAGGAGGCCTTCAAGGAGATGCTCGCCGACGGCCGTCGGGTCTTCGACCTGGCCTTCGACGCGCGACTGGGCGAGGCCGCTCCCGAGAGCATCAAGAGCGAGCTCGAGGCCACCGAGGAGCGCACCGACGAGGCCGAACGCCGGATCCGGCGCCTCCTGCTCACCCACGCGAGCGTGCAGGGCGGCGCGAACATCTCCGCCTGCCTGCTCTACATGAGCGTCGCCAAGGACGCGGAGCGGGTCGCCGACCTGTCCAAGAACGTGTTCGGGATCGCCGACACGGTCGGCACGCAGCCTCACAGCGAGCTGTTCGACGAGCTCGCGAGGCTGCGGGCCGAGGTCTCGCCCATGATCACCGACGCGGCGCGGATCTTCGCCGAGGAGCGCACGGAGGAGGCCGAACGATTCCTGGAACGGGCTCGGGGACTCCAGGGAGACTGCCGCCGCCGCATCGACGACTTGCTGCTCGAGCGCGTCGCCGTGCCTCAGCCCGCGGCGACCGCGATGACCTACCGTCAGCTGTCGCGGGTGCTCGCGAACCTGCTCAACATCGTCTCCGCCGTGGTGATGCCCCTCGATCAGCTGGACTACCCGCACCGGGCCCCCGGCGAGGAGTAG
- a CDS encoding Na/Pi symporter produces MPSVPDDPSPRPARARVTGMSRGERLLRLLLLVALLYLFLLAVDTLGNGIAGFGEGFTDQLFRGIGNPAVGLLVGVLATVLAQSSSVTTATLVGLVASGVVGVDEAVPVIMGANVGTTITNTLASLGSIRRTEEFRRAFTGATMHDVFNLASIVILLPVELLTGLLSRTAVFLSDFVGDAQTGEFESPVRAVVAGVGEQIEAGVNALAPGDLVAAGTLLVLGLGLIFGTLYSITRNMRVVMAGTAERWLNAVLGRAGTLAILIGIVLTVAVQSSSIATALLIPMIAAGVLRLDHAYPVTLGANLGTTVSALLAALAVPGIAGLQIALVHLAFNVVGLLLFWPIPPLRRIPLRAARWMGDQAVKRRSTVLAYVILLFYVVPFVGILVLR; encoded by the coding sequence GTGCCCTCGGTCCCGGACGACCCCTCACCACGGCCGGCGCGCGCCCGCGTCACCGGAATGTCGCGCGGCGAGCGGCTTCTGCGCCTCCTGCTGCTCGTCGCCCTGCTCTACCTCTTCCTGCTGGCAGTGGACACGCTGGGCAACGGGATCGCCGGCTTCGGGGAGGGCTTCACCGACCAGCTGTTCCGCGGCATCGGCAACCCCGCGGTCGGCCTGCTGGTCGGCGTGCTCGCCACCGTGCTCGCGCAGTCGTCCTCGGTGACCACCGCCACCCTCGTCGGGCTCGTCGCGAGCGGCGTGGTCGGCGTCGACGAGGCGGTGCCGGTGATCATGGGCGCCAACGTCGGCACGACCATCACCAACACGCTCGCGTCGTTGGGAAGCATTCGCCGCACCGAGGAGTTCCGCCGCGCCTTCACCGGCGCGACGATGCACGATGTGTTCAACCTGGCCAGCATCGTCATCCTTCTCCCGGTGGAGCTCCTGACGGGTCTGCTCTCGCGCACGGCCGTGTTCCTGAGCGACTTCGTCGGCGACGCGCAGACCGGCGAGTTCGAGAGCCCCGTGCGCGCGGTGGTGGCCGGGGTCGGCGAACAGATCGAGGCGGGAGTCAATGCCCTCGCGCCGGGGGACCTCGTCGCCGCCGGCACCCTGCTCGTGCTCGGGTTGGGCCTGATCTTCGGCACGCTCTACTCGATCACGAGGAACATGCGCGTGGTGATGGCGGGCACCGCGGAACGCTGGCTGAACGCGGTGCTCGGCCGGGCCGGCACGCTCGCGATCCTGATCGGCATCGTGCTCACGGTCGCGGTGCAGTCCTCCAGCATCGCGACCGCCCTGCTCATCCCGATGATCGCCGCGGGCGTGCTCCGGCTCGACCATGCCTATCCGGTAACTCTGGGGGCGAACCTCGGCACGACGGTGAGCGCCCTGCTGGCCGCGCTCGCCGTCCCCGGGATCGCGGGGCTGCAGATCGCCCTCGTGCATCTCGCGTTCAACGTCGTCGGCCTCTTGCTGTTCTGGCCGATCCCGCCGCTGCGCCGCATTCCCCTGCGCGCGGCCCGTTGGATGGGCGACCAGGCGGTCAAACGGCGGAGCACCGTGCTCGCGTACGTGATCCTGCTCTTCTATGTCGTGCCATTCGTCGGCATCCTCGTACTCCGCTGA
- a CDS encoding methyl-accepting chemotaxis protein — MGWVAYDAIADLDEAATDLERTAAINAELDRYIAAMSEGEAAVFEYLITGDAGELETYGGTQEAAFEHLDTVADITQVDEVQAFVTDVRPRTEQHFTLLDGILETSEADGSEAAQEFAAQGEVDDNMDVVEAEYAALMGERDQLMEQRRDDANAEAAQAQTQILVGILIALLIVGALAVLVTRQITRQVGSSAEGLAESADELSGVSTEMSSAAEETASQANVVAAAGEQVSQNVATVATAVEEMTSTVQEISQNTDEANKVTGRAVESAQQANQTVSQLGESSAEIGKVIEVINSIAEQTNLLALNATIEAARAGEAGKGFAVVANEVKELAQQTSQATDDISQRITTIQTDSSSAVTAIEQISEVIDQVAEISQTIASSVEEQSATTNEIARSVNEASEGSSQIASNIASVAEAAESTAASANRTHSTAQHLTALSAELREVVEGQAGESVDRSGAGAAAHRAVGTDSRSPQESHSAERGGWGQSDDSQLSGTGSHR; from the coding sequence ATGGGGTGGGTTGCGTATGACGCCATCGCTGACCTCGACGAGGCCGCCACCGATCTGGAGAGGACGGCGGCCATCAACGCCGAGCTCGACCGCTACATCGCCGCGATGAGCGAAGGCGAGGCTGCGGTGTTCGAGTACCTCATCACCGGCGACGCCGGCGAGCTCGAAACCTACGGGGGGACCCAGGAAGCCGCGTTCGAGCACCTCGACACGGTCGCCGACATCACCCAGGTCGACGAGGTGCAGGCGTTCGTGACCGACGTACGACCCCGGACCGAGCAGCACTTCACCCTGCTCGACGGGATCCTCGAGACGTCCGAGGCCGACGGTTCCGAGGCCGCGCAGGAGTTCGCCGCCCAGGGCGAGGTGGACGACAACATGGACGTCGTCGAGGCCGAGTACGCGGCGCTCATGGGCGAGCGCGACCAGCTGATGGAGCAGCGCCGGGACGACGCGAACGCCGAGGCGGCGCAGGCGCAGACCCAGATCCTCGTCGGGATCCTCATCGCGCTGCTGATCGTGGGGGCGCTGGCCGTCCTCGTGACCCGCCAGATCACCCGGCAGGTCGGGTCGTCCGCGGAGGGGCTCGCCGAGTCCGCCGACGAGTTGAGCGGGGTGTCGACCGAGATGAGCTCGGCGGCCGAGGAGACCGCGAGCCAGGCCAATGTGGTCGCCGCGGCGGGCGAGCAGGTGAGCCAGAACGTCGCGACGGTCGCCACCGCGGTCGAGGAGATGACCTCGACGGTGCAGGAGATCAGCCAGAACACCGACGAGGCGAACAAGGTGACCGGCCGGGCCGTCGAGTCCGCCCAGCAGGCGAACCAGACCGTCTCGCAGCTGGGCGAGTCGTCGGCCGAGATCGGCAAGGTCATCGAGGTGATCAACTCGATCGCGGAGCAGACGAACCTCCTCGCCCTCAACGCGACGATCGAGGCCGCGCGCGCCGGGGAGGCGGGCAAGGGCTTCGCCGTGGTGGCCAACGAGGTGAAGGAGCTGGCGCAGCAGACGTCGCAGGCGACCGACGACATCTCGCAGCGCATCACGACGATCCAGACCGACTCCTCGTCCGCCGTGACGGCGATCGAGCAGATCAGCGAGGTAATCGACCAGGTCGCCGAGATCTCCCAGACGATCGCCTCCTCGGTGGAGGAGCAGAGCGCGACCACCAACGAGATCGCGCGCAGCGTCAACGAGGCGAGCGAGGGCTCCAGCCAGATCGCGTCGAATATCGCGAGCGTGGCGGAGGCCGCCGAGAGCACTGCGGCATCGGCGAACCGGACCCACTCGACGGCGCAGCACCTGACCGCGCTGTCCGCCGAGCTGCGAGAGGTGGTCGAGGGGCAGGCCGGTGAGTCGGTTGATCGTTCGGGCGCCGGCGCCGCGGCCCATCGGGCGGTGGGAACCGACAGCCGCTCCCCGCAGGAGTCGCACTCCGCCGAGCGCGGCGGCTGGGGACAGTCCGACGACTCGCAGCTCAGCGGCACCGGCTCGCACCGCTAG
- a CDS encoding xylulokinase, giving the protein MDITGTPGETGAHDAAERVLALDLGTGSVKAGVMGPDGRLGETAARDYPLLTPGEDRAEADPARWWAATREVVRELRALPSDPLDDLSGVAIAGQMHGVVLADGQGTPLRPAVLWPDRRAQQQLTRYREADDAALRRLGNPLVPGMMGPILSSLRADEPEVVARARWALSPKDWLRTRLTGPEGVDGPCAEPSDASATLLWDLEADDWHDEIVELLALPRGLLPPIVRSERIVGRLTTSAAAELQLIPDTPVIAGAADTAAALRGADTPPGALQLGIGTGAQWVRPLDGATVDTRTLEPEQGLHCYRAAGEGWYAMAAVQNAGLAFEWAWEVLDAGWDEAHRALEATEPGAQGVVFLPFLTGERTPHLDPGLRAAWLGAGRAHRRAHLLRAVFEGVAFAIRAARDALDGPARDAPVRLVGGGTTEPRWQALLADVLDTEVQVVDEPEATLRGAGLLALSALEGEAGPGPSPLRPRATQRPGPNAPAYQAAFTHYTERVHASRGAG; this is encoded by the coding sequence GTGGACATCACGGGAACCCCGGGCGAGACGGGCGCTCACGATGCGGCAGAACGGGTGCTCGCGCTCGACCTGGGGACCGGTTCGGTGAAGGCGGGCGTGATGGGCCCCGACGGGCGACTCGGCGAGACCGCCGCCCGTGACTATCCGCTGCTCACACCCGGCGAGGACCGTGCCGAGGCCGATCCGGCGCGTTGGTGGGCCGCCACCCGCGAGGTCGTACGCGAACTGCGCGCCCTGCCGAGCGACCCCCTCGACGATCTCTCGGGCGTCGCCATCGCGGGACAGATGCACGGCGTCGTCCTCGCCGACGGACAGGGGACACCCCTACGCCCCGCCGTCCTGTGGCCCGACCGGCGGGCACAGCAGCAGCTGACCCGGTACCGCGAGGCGGACGATGCCGCGTTGCGACGCCTCGGCAACCCGCTCGTTCCCGGGATGATGGGGCCCATCCTCTCGTCACTCCGGGCCGACGAACCGGAGGTCGTCGCCCGGGCTCGATGGGCGCTGAGCCCGAAGGACTGGCTGCGCACCCGGTTGACCGGACCCGAGGGCGTCGACGGCCCGTGCGCGGAGCCGAGCGACGCCTCCGCCACGCTCTTGTGGGACCTCGAAGCCGACGACTGGCACGACGAGATCGTCGAACTGCTCGCGCTGCCGCGAGGGCTGCTACCCCCGATCGTGAGGTCCGAGCGCATCGTCGGCCGCCTGACCACGAGCGCGGCCGCCGAGCTCCAGCTCATCCCGGACACGCCCGTGATCGCCGGCGCGGCGGACACTGCCGCAGCGCTTCGGGGCGCCGACACGCCGCCGGGAGCGTTGCAGTTGGGAATCGGCACCGGGGCGCAGTGGGTCCGGCCGCTCGACGGCGCCACCGTCGACACCCGGACGCTCGAGCCCGAGCAGGGTCTGCACTGCTATCGCGCGGCCGGCGAGGGTTGGTACGCCATGGCCGCGGTCCAGAACGCCGGACTCGCGTTCGAGTGGGCCTGGGAGGTCCTCGACGCGGGCTGGGACGAGGCCCACCGAGCGCTCGAGGCGACCGAGCCCGGGGCGCAGGGGGTGGTGTTCCTGCCGTTCCTCACCGGCGAGCGCACACCCCACCTGGATCCGGGGTTGCGCGCGGCCTGGCTCGGCGCGGGGCGCGCGCATCGGCGCGCACACCTGCTGCGGGCGGTGTTCGAGGGTGTGGCCTTCGCCATCCGCGCCGCGCGCGACGCGCTCGATGGGCCCGCCCGGGACGCGCCCGTGCGGCTGGTCGGTGGCGGCACCACCGAGCCCCGGTGGCAGGCCCTCCTCGCGGACGTCCTCGACACCGAGGTGCAGGTCGTCGACGAGCCCGAGGCCACGCTCCGCGGCGCCGGCCTCCTGGCGCTGTCCGCGCTGGAGGGCGAAGCGGGCCCGGGTCCGTCCCCCCTCCGGCCGCGGGCGACGCAGCGACCGGGTCCGAACGCGCCCGCCTACCAGGCCGCGTTCACGCACTACACCGAGCGCGTCCACGCGTCGCGCGGCGCGGGGTGA
- a CDS encoding sensor domain-containing diguanylate cyclase — MQQELEPERAREREQPPDDAKPEAVDPSVATFERLWEILQIAPIGVGIVNLDGHVVLSNTALRAMLGYSEAEFAAMHFDDYSHPDDTVRNRELVSEMLAGHRERFHMDKRFYARDGSELWCRLTVSLLRDDDGHPALHVGMLENVTEQRRLEQQLEEAEATYRLLVERSPGVVYVAPLAPHRPCKYVSPQVQILLGFTPDEWLEQPDLWLARVHPDDRAAVHDAWLERAGRPSTEPTTIRYRMHRREGDEVWVRDEFAVEHDREGELVAHGVMADVTREKRLEDALEHQAFHDSLTGLPNRKLFEERISSCLGRGPRGDRPRGVVAFFDLDDFKSINDGHGHALGDELLCSVADRIRHTIRPGDTAARLGGDEFVVLLEGVESVEDGKAAARRASSELQRPHHLSQGVFRISASVGVALLEGTSSDAALRSADLAMYHAKHAGKGQVVGPGEQPVPD; from the coding sequence GTGCAGCAGGAGCTCGAACCCGAACGCGCTCGAGAGCGGGAGCAACCGCCCGATGATGCGAAGCCCGAGGCCGTCGACCCCTCGGTGGCCACGTTCGAGCGGTTGTGGGAGATCCTGCAGATCGCCCCGATCGGGGTCGGCATCGTCAATCTCGACGGGCACGTCGTCCTCAGCAACACCGCCCTGCGCGCGATGCTCGGCTACTCGGAGGCCGAGTTCGCCGCCATGCACTTCGACGACTACTCGCACCCCGACGACACCGTCCGCAACCGCGAACTCGTCAGCGAGATGCTGGCCGGCCACCGCGAGCGCTTCCACATGGACAAGCGCTTCTACGCGCGCGACGGCTCCGAACTGTGGTGCCGGCTGACGGTCTCGCTCCTGCGGGACGATGACGGACACCCGGCCCTGCACGTGGGGATGCTCGAGAACGTCACCGAGCAGCGGCGGCTCGAGCAGCAACTCGAGGAGGCCGAGGCCACCTACCGGCTGCTGGTCGAACGCTCCCCCGGCGTCGTCTACGTGGCGCCCCTCGCACCCCATCGGCCCTGCAAGTACGTGAGCCCCCAGGTCCAGATCCTGCTCGGGTTCACCCCTGACGAGTGGCTCGAGCAGCCCGACCTGTGGCTCGCCCGCGTCCATCCCGACGACCGTGCGGCGGTCCACGACGCGTGGCTGGAGCGCGCCGGACGTCCCTCGACGGAGCCGACGACCATCCGCTACCGGATGCATCGGCGCGAGGGCGACGAGGTGTGGGTGCGCGACGAGTTCGCGGTCGAGCACGACCGCGAGGGCGAACTCGTCGCGCACGGGGTCATGGCCGACGTCACGCGCGAGAAGCGGCTCGAGGACGCGCTGGAGCACCAGGCGTTCCACGACTCGCTCACCGGGCTGCCGAACCGCAAGCTCTTCGAGGAGCGCATCAGCAGCTGCCTCGGGCGCGGCCCCCGGGGGGACCGGCCGCGGGGCGTGGTCGCGTTCTTCGACCTCGATGACTTCAAGAGCATCAACGACGGGCACGGGCACGCCCTCGGCGACGAGCTGCTCTGCTCGGTGGCCGATCGGATCCGCCACACCATCCGGCCCGGCGACACCGCGGCGCGGCTCGGTGGGGACGAGTTCGTGGTCCTCCTCGAGGGGGTCGAGTCGGTGGAGGACGGCAAGGCCGCGGCCCGTAGGGCGTCGAGCGAGTTGCAGCGCCCGCACCACCTCTCGCAAGGCGTGTTCCGGATCTCGGCCAGCGTCGGGGTCGCGTTGCTCGAAGGAACCTCGTCCGATGCCGCGCTGCGCTCGGCCGACCTCGCGATGTACCACGCCAAGCACGCGGGCAAGGGCCAGGTGGTGGGCCCGGGCGAGCAGCCGGTGCCGGACTGA